From Watersipora subatra chromosome 8, tzWatSuba1.1, whole genome shotgun sequence, a single genomic window includes:
- the LOC137402657 gene encoding uncharacterized protein has protein sequence MSKNIVLIILLVAVVNSLAVEFDNLVIPYAQYGACCIDQDPPITKVVKLMVQVRTRTVTQQQKVAAKCGVFGWDICTRYTNSIIPQQYYVQLYTHNTEYPPCNRFSCCHGFQQVLDKCIVADKFKEVVTLLADYRDKHPDIDLKTSLAGILEREKILG, from the exons ATGTCAAAAAACATTGTCTTGATAATACTGCTAGTTGCAGTAGTTAATAGCCTTGCTGTAGAGTTTGACAACCTTGTG ATTCCATATGCCCAGTATGGAGCATGCTGCATAGACCAAGATCCACCCATAACAAAGGTGGTTAAGCTAATGGTGCAGGTGCGCACTAGGACAGTAACACAACAACAGAAGGTGGCAGCCAAATGTGGAGTCTTTGGCTGGGACATATGCACCCGATATACAAATTCAATAAT ACCTCAGCAGTACTATGTACAACTCTACACCCACAACACTGAGTACCCTCCCTGCAATAGGTTCAGCTGCTGCCATGGTTTCCAGCAGGTGCTTGACAAGTGTATTG TAGCGGACAAATTCAAAGAAGTGGTGACTCTCCTTGCTGACTACAGAGACAAGCATCCAGATATTGACCTGAAAACTTCTCTAGCTGGAATACTTGAAAGAGAAAAGATTCTTGGTTGA